One part of the Aptenodytes patagonicus unplaced genomic scaffold, bAptPat1.pri.cur scaffold_242, whole genome shotgun sequence genome encodes these proteins:
- the NUMA1 gene encoding nuclear mitotic apparatus protein 1, translating into MPLHGARAAALLAWVNSAKVCTDPLDDLSQLQDCSVFIRIINKIHRSEEGESVLEQPLPERISFICGFLQKHCKHKSAAENLVSAQKLLEGEELALAKVAVLLLYHTSMSCKSPGDWNEFDYKTQVELASILRFVLDNEESLNENLETFLQRRAPLSSSSASSSSSEEHSPLLSLPHKREVRFLELQKIASSSGANNMLAGPPSSPMGDVMQTPQFQLRRLKKQLAVERENRDELEVELAENRKLITEKEAQITMMQQRIDRLALLNEKQAADQLEPKEMEELREKNESLMVRLHEALRQCQDLKTEKGQMDRKINQLSEENGDLSFKLREIASHLVQLQEALNELSEEHNAALAQSQEKQGQLESELRAALQEKKCSEEKIEILQGKVSLLEDQLAKLRDCSAQEKGEVMGDILKLEELKQEVSSLAAKGAELQATVLRLEEEKQLREAALQSERGRFEEEKQQLGGLVASLQSSLSESHQARERLEQDLRAREAGEPQGTPLRGREAEAEARCEGEAGRLAALDAQHEKTLRERDSALQQLQHLREANASLSSQLQAMAQAQDASQAASAEEKAELSRKVGELEARILELGAQRQQGAAEGLKAQLRELEGRLKESQQRLAERERLARENTRLQERLLFLEESLRNTEGILEDEKRRAAESLEGSLARIAELEAERQQLVQGREPAPQERGEQPAKRRVLEESREKPMGASPAARGEEGERGRLEEEMRALSREHSRACQQLQAEQEKAAVLEARAERLAAEHQERLAALQADLSSARARAKEKEGEEQRLRAEVSSLREKMAIAEQAAAQRAAGLEADARRAAEALEGVSQQLSQEKLKSKELEVALERLRSAEAELSQAAATSRQRELEVEVEVKKLSGEVTLLGARLEETLREHRRDLACREEEAECLRQEAERAKADCAAERARKAELEAQLQNSLNEQRVERSVHREELARSRELMEEKEEELEELRRKNVSRGEELRDLQKTVSKLKGELASAEAAKEQAPKADNELQGFSEAAQSRDAEGDSIKATCSKEMSRKSLEEKTRHREQESGSSQDLYQEKLKETQALHLQVEELEQKCREQQEAMAALERAAAEAAIAEQAELEASRREAAQQKEKASELQKLLEALRSAQALHDGTVEALRKELQEKGRELIQSKTAIAAAEKELASLRSAAQEKGRSEESWKEQVSQCVQEIERKNSLIGSLEHEVSILHRQVTEKEGESKELKRLIVAESEKSKKLEERLRVLQTEMATAASRAAERCSLMKVEVQRCQEEMEKQRLAIEALKRDRHCQSEREDELRQEVKVCQDKCLQKEQLLAALQQELGSAQALAGELPALKHLCQQLQAERASLESQHRQDLEQRAKALATLQAELARAKLEAAEVPSLRERSTEQDRAVQRLQAEAAEQAARLAGLQQANARLAEENRGLGESRSRGQQRLEAELGQARERHARELERLRSASEELVAGSRQEAEEAARKLEAMSNEYESSRAAALEERRKLLEERQRLTAQVEQLEVLQKEQAKQVEELNKKLTQHEKATRTQQQRVKVLEGELQAEATRQQEKVAELQAQLAQKEQAAEHYKGQMEKAKTYYDAKKQQNQDLVEKLKAMEQLQKENVELRTESERLAKELQQSVLRAKESELSCRNLTSQVHSLEAQVEFANRQLRELGKFQVTTDTLKGRETFRQNPADLSADSLDLSLDEAQPLNSTRKAGRSQSEASAVPPGSEESLASQRLPRKVESLESLYFTPIPSRTRSQLESSAGSLGDLSLDSGCKTRSARRRTTINITMTKKQAKTEEPDSADISFCSIPAAQPPNAAPGKGRLRSAASARSLASFPSQESLVKLETSSPQETPGNSALLGLPGYRPITRSSLRRLQGGSSSSLGRSSIYLGTCQDEPEQLDDWNRIAELQQRNRACPPHLKTCYPLESRPSNSLGTITDEEMKTGDPKETLRRASMQPSQITAGRAARRSTLGTVWAGGITTRQQRKRLSDESHQGPDTPESKKPTSCFPRPQTPRERSERRSSQVSRRSEQQAPGKQAERRQSMAFSILNTPKKLGNSLLRRAAGRKTTPKNSPRGSARRSPRIATAKSPKGKASRRSLKDTKF; encoded by the exons ATGCCTCTTCACGGCGCGAGAGCCGCGGCTCTCCTCGCTTGG GTGAACAGCGCAAAAGTTTGTACCGACCCCCTCGATGATCTGTCACAGCTCCAGGACTGCAGCGTCTTCATCAGGATCATCAACAAAAT CCACAGGAGCGAGGAGGGGGAGTCTGTGCTGGAGCAGCCGCTGCCAGAGAGGATCTCCTTCATCTGCGGCTTCCTGCAGA AGCACTGCAAGCACAAATCGGCCGCGGAGAACCTGGTCTCGGCACAGAAACTcctggagggagaggagctggccTTGGCCAAG GTGGCCGTGCTGCTCCTGTATCACACCTCCATGAGCTGCAAGAGCCCTGGGGACTGGAATGAGTTTGACTACAAGACCCAG GTTGAGCTGGCGTCGATCCTCAGATTTGTGCTGGACAACGAGGAGAGCCTGAATGAGAATCTGGAGACGTTTCTGCAGAGAAGAG CACCGCTGTCCTCGTCCAGCGCGTCCAGCAGCAGCTCCGAGGAGCACTCCCCGCTGCTCTCCCTCCCGCACAAGCGAGAGGTGCGTTTCCTGGAGCTGCAGAAGATTGCCTCCTCCTCCGGCGCCAACAA CATGCTCGCCGGCCCTCCGTCCTCGCCCATGGGGGACGTCATGCAGACCCCCCAGTTTCAGCTGCGACGGCTGAAGAAGCAGCTGGCTGTTGAGAGGGAGAACCGGGACgagctggaggtggagctggCAGAGAATCGCAAGCTCATCACGGAGAAGG AGGCTCAGATCACCATGATGCAGCAGCGGATTGACCGCTTGGCTCTGCTCAATGAGAAGCAAGCTGCAGACCAGCTGGAGCCCAAGGAAATGGAGGAGCTGAGGGAGAAGAATGAGAG CCTGATGGTGCGCTTGCACGAGGCCCTCAGGCAATGCCAGGACCTGAAGACTGAAAAAGGCCAGATGGACCGaaaaatcaaccagctctccgAGGAGAACGGGGATCTTTCCTTCAAG CTGCGGGAGATCGCCAGCCACTTGGTCCAGCTGCAGGAAGCCCTGAACGAGCTCTCGGAGGAGCACAACGCGGCCCTGGCGCAGTCGCAGGAAAAGCAGGGGCAGCTGGAGAGCGAGCTGcgtgctgccctgcaggagaag AAATGCTCGGAAGAGAAGATCGAGATTCTCCAGGGGAAGGTTTCTCTGCTGGAGGACCAGCTGGCCAAGCTGAGGGACTGCAGCGCCCAGGAGAAGGGAGAGGTCATGGGAGACATCCTGAAG CTGGAGGAGCTGAAGCAGGAGGTGTCCAGCCTCGCCGCTAAAGGGGCCGAGCTCCAGGCCACTGTCCTgcggctggaggaggagaagcagctgcGGGAGGCAGCCCTGCAGTCCGAACGCGGCCGCTtcgaggaggagaagcagcagctgggcgGCCTCGTCGCCAGCCTCCAGAGCTCCCTCTCCGAGAGCCACCAGGCCAGGgagaggctggagcaggacctGCGGGCGCGGGAGGCCGGCGAGCCCCAGGGCaccccgctgcggggccgggagGCTGAGGCAGAGGCAAGGTGTGAGGGGGAGGCCGGGCGGCTGGCTGCCCTCGACGCCCAGCACGAGAAGACCCTGCGGGAGAGGgactctgccctgcagcagctccagcacctgCGGGAGGCCAACGCGTCCCTGAGCAGCCAGCTGCAGGCCATGGCGCAGGCCCAGGATGCCAGCCAGGCCGCCTCGGCGGAGGAGAAGGCTGAGCTGAGCCGCAAGGTCGGCGAGCTGGAAGCCAGGATCCTCGAGCTCGGTGCCCAGCGGCAGCAGGGAGCGGCGGAGGGGCTGAAAGCCCAGCTGCGGGAGCTGGAGGGCAGGCTGAAGGAGAGCCAGCAGCGGCTGGCCGAGAGGGAGAGGCTGGCCCGGGAGAACACCCGCCTGCAGGAGCGGCTGCTCTTCCTGGAGGAATCCCTGCGGAACACCGAGGGCATCCTGGAGGACGAGAAGAGGCGGGCAGCCGAGAGCCTGGAGGGCAGCCTGGCCAGGATCGCCGAGCTGGAGGCGGAGAGGCAGCAGCTGGTGCAGGGCCGGGAGCCGGCTCCGCAGGAGCGGGGCGAGCAGCCGGCCAAGCGCCGGGTGCTGGAGGAGAGCCGGGAGAAGCCGATGGGAGCCTCCCCCGCTGCccgaggggaggaaggagagcgcGGGCGGCTGGAGGAGGAGATGCGGGCGCTGAGCCGGGAGCACAGCCGggcctgccagcagctgcaggccGAGCAGGAGAAGGCGGCCGTGCTGGAGGCCCGGGCAGAGCGCCTGGCCGCCGAGCACCAGGAGAGGCTGGCCGCCCTCCAGGCCGACCTGTCCAGCGCCCGGGCGCGGGCGAAGGAGAAGGAGGGCGAGGAGCAGAGGCTGAGGGCGGAGGTCTCCTCCCTGCGGGAGAAGATGGCCATCGCGGAGCAAGCCGCGGCCCAGCGCGCAGCCGGGCTGGAGGCGGATGCCCGGAGAGCCGCCGAGGCGCTGGAGGGGgtctcccagcagctctcccaggagAAGCTCAAATCCAAGGAGCTGGAAGTCGCCTTGGAGCGGCTGCGGAGCGCGGAGGCCGAGCTCTCCCAGGCGGCTGCCACCAGCAGGCagcgggagctggaggtggaggtggaggtgaaGAAGCTGTCCGGGGAGGTGACCCTGCTGGGCGCCAGGCTGGAGGAGACGCTGCGGGAGCACCGGCGAGACCTGGCGTGCCGGGAGGAGGAAGCTGAATGCTTGCGGCAGGAGGCGGAACGGGCCAAGGCGGACTGCGCCGCCGAGCGAGCCCGCAAGGCAGAGCTGGAGGCGCAGCTGCAAAACTCCCTCAACGAGCAGAGGGTGGAGCGGTCGGTGCACCGGGAGGAGCTGGCCCGGTCCCGGGAGCtgatggaggagaaggaggaggagctggaggagctccGCCGGAAAAACGTCTCGCGGGGCGAGGAGCTGAGGGACCTGCAGAAGACGGTCAGCAAGCTGAAAGGAGAGCTCGCCTCGGCGGAGGCGGCCAAGGAGCAGGCGCCCAAGGCGGACAACGAGCTGCAGGGCTTCTCGGAGGCCGCTCAGAGCAGGGACGCGGAGGGGGACAGCATCAAGGCCACCTGCTCAAAGGAGATGTCCCGCAAAAGCTTGGAGGAGAAGACCCGTCACAGGGAGCAGGAATCCGGCTCGAGCCAAGACCTTTACCAGGAGAAGCTGAAGGAGACCCAGGCGCTTCATTTGCAagtggaggagctggagcaaaagtgcagggagcagcaggaggctaTGGCCGCCCTCGAGCGAGCGGCGGCCGAGGCGGCGATAGCGGAGCAAGCGGAGCTGGAGGCCTCGAGGAGGGAAGCGGCCCAGCAGAAGGAGAAGGCGTCggagctgcagaagctgctggagGCCTTGAGGTCGGCGCAGGCTCTGCACGACGGCACCGTGGAGGCCCTGCggaaggagctgcaggagaagggcagggagcTGATCCAGAGCAAAACTGCCATCGCCGCCGCCGAGAAGGAGCTGGCGTCCCTCCGCTCCGCGGCGCAGGAGAAGGGCCGCTCGGAGGAGAGCTGGAAGGAGCAAGTGTCCCAGTGCGTCCAGGAGATAGAGAGGAAGAACAGCCTGATCGGCAGCCTGGAGCATGAGGTCTCCATCCTCCATCGGCAGGTgacagagaaggagggggagagcaaGGAGCTGAAGCGCCTGATCGTCGCCGAGTCGGAGAAGAGCAAGAAGCTGGAGGAGAGGCTGCGGGTGCTGCAGACGGAGATGGCCACCGCTGCCTCCCGGGCGGCCGAGAGGTGCTCGCTGATGAAGGTGGAGGTGCAGCGGTGCCAGGAGGAGATGGAGAAGCAGCGGCTGGCCATCGAGGCCCTGAAGAGGGACCGCCATTGCCAGAGTGAGCGGGAGGACGAGCTGCGCCAGGAGGTGAAGGTCTGCCAGGACAAGTGCCTCCAGAAGGAGCAGCTCCTCGCCGCCCTGCAGCAGGAGCTCGGCAGCGCCCAGGCGCTCGCCGGGGAGCTGCCGGCGCTGAAGCACCTTTGCCAGCAGCTGCAGGCCGAGCGCGCCTCCCTGGAGAGCCAGCACCGCCAGGACCTGGAGCAGAGGGCGAAAGCCCTGGCCACTCTGCAAGCGGAGCTGGCGCGGGCCAAGCTGGAGGCGGCCGAGGTGCCCTCCCTGCGGGAGCGGTCGACGGAGCAGGACCGGGCTGTCCAGCGGCTGCAGGCGGAGGCGGCAGAGCAGGCGGCGCGGCTGGCGGGGCTGCAGCAGGCCAACGCTCGGCTGGCCGAGGAGAACCGGGGGCTCGGCGAGAGCCGGAGCCGCGGGCAGCAGCGGCTCGAGGCGGAGCTGGGCCAGGCCAGGGAGCGGCACGCGCGGGAGCTGGAGCGGCTGCGGTCGGCGTCGGAGGAgctggtggccggcagccggcaGGAGGCCGAGGAGGCGGCGCGGAAGCTGGAGGCGATGAGTAACGAGTACGAGAGCAGCAGGGCGGCGGcactggaggagaggaggaagctgctggaggagaggcagaggctgACGGCTCAG GTGGAGCAGCTAGAGGTGCTTCAGAAAGAACAAGCTAAGCAG GTGGAGGAGCTGAATAAAAAGCTGACCCAGCATGAGAAGGCCACCCGAACCCAGCAGCAGAGGGTTAAG GTGCTGgaaggggagctgcaggcagaggccaCCCGCCAGCAGGAGAaggtggcagagctgcaggcGCAGCTCGCCCAGAAGGAGCAGGCGGCCGAGCACTACAAAGGCCAG ATGGAGAAGGCAAAAACTTACTACGACGCAAAGAAGCAGCAGAACCAGGACCTGGTGGAGAAGCTGAAGGCCATGGAGCAGCTGCAGAAGGAGAACGTGGAGCTCCGGACCGAGTCGGAGAGGTTGGccaaggagctgcagcagagcgTCCTGCGGGCCAAGGAGTcggagctgagctgcaggaacCTCACCAGCCAGGTCCACAGCCTGGAGGCTCAG GTGGAGTTTGCCAATCGGCAGCTACGGGAGCTCGGCAAGTTCCAGGTGACGACGGACACACTGAAGGGCCGGGAGACTTTCCGCCAGAACCCCGCCGATCTCAGTGCCGACAGCCTCGACCTCAGCCTTGACGAAGCCCAGCCGCTCAACTCCACCAG GAAGGCTGGCCGCTCGCAGTCGGAGGCCTCGGCGGTGCCGCCGGGCAGCGAAGAGTCGCTGGCGTCCCAGCGGCTGCCCCGCAAGGTGGAGTCCCTGGAGAGCCTCTACTTCACCCCCATCCCCAGCCGCACGCGGTCCCAGCTGGAGAGCAGCGCCGGCTCCCTGGGCGACCTCTCGCTCGACTCCGGGTGCAAGACCCGCTCGGCCCGGCGCCGCACCACCATCAACATCACCATGACGAAA AAACAGGCCAAGACCGAGGAACCGGACAGCGCCGACATCTCCTTCTGCAGCATCCCGGCGGCTCAGCCCCCGAACGCCGCCCCCGGCAAGGGTCGGCTGCGCTCGGCCGCCTCCGCCCGCTCCCTCGCCAGCTTCCCCTCCCAGGAGTCCCTCGTCAAGCTGGAAACCTCCTCCCCGCAGGAGACCCCTGGCAATTCGGCGCTGCTGGGCCTCCCCGGCTACCGGCCCATCACTCGCAGCTCCCTGAGGCGCTTGCAGgggggcagcagctccagcctcg GCCGGAGCAGCATCTACCTGGGAACGTGCCAGGACGAGCCGGAGCAGCTGGACGACTGGAACCGCATCGCGGAGCTGCAGCAGCGTAACCGAGCCTGCCCGCCCCACCTGAAGACCTGCTACCCCCTGGAGAGCAGG CCCTCCAACTCCCTGGGGACCATCACGGACGAGGAGATGAAGACGGGCGACCCGAAGGAGACGCTGCGGCGTGCCAGCATGCAGCCCTCACAGATCACCGCCGGCAGGGCCGCCCGGCGCAGCACCCTGGGCACGGTCTGGGCCGGTGGCATCACCACCCGGCAGCAAAGGAAGCGCCTCTCGGACGAGTCCCACCAGGGCCCCGATACCCCCGAG TCCAAGAAGCCGACCAGCTGCTTCCCACGTCCCCAGACCCCCCGGGAACGCAGTGAGCGGCGCAGCTCCCAGGTCAGCCGGAGGAGTGAGCAGCAGGCCCCCGGCAAGCAG GCCGAGAGGCGCCAGTCGATGGCGTTCAGCATCCTCAACACCCCGAAGAAGCTGGGGAACAGCCTGCTGCGCCGGGCGGCCGGCCGGAAAACCACCCCCAAGAACTCCCCCCGCGGCAGCGCCCGCCGCTCGCCCCGCATCGCCACCGCCAAGTCCCCCAAGGGCAAG GCCAGTCGCCGATCGCTCAAGGACACGAAATTCTGA
- the XNDC1N gene encoding protein XNDC1N produces the protein MAPVKISYVVSFSSQDPKYPVENLLREDGLRPWLGCPQDPSRQLRAELQLERASPIGYVDVGNCGCAFLQIEVGRSSWPFDRPYLTLVPSVALMTPADSKLDRNRCGVRMFKEADFLALAAGQKWDRLRLTCSQPFSKHSQFGLSFIRVRTPLDAEHPQPPPPSQPGLEDAEPADGPWRSSPAFGWSSFPEPRSSSREEEQLKRRLRQLEPGSWSPARLSRPARMVLSAARSRALRPRAGTGSPGGDPELPAEDAGGPAVPGSARDVPAAPMRARRRPDSGQRAPSPAGRSLPAASRQSRSGGRARARGHRERGARRGDSGGDSSHGETGVCPICSGRFSLDLLPTHASRCGEEDPNAAWPSSPLAEASPDAWVFCPICELPFGAAEVEWHASTCGEQAGTPGAPSPSHRVGG, from the exons ATGGCTCCGGTTAAAATCAGCTACGTCGTGTCCTTCTCCTCGCAG GACCCGAAGTACCCGGTGGAGAACCTGCTGCGTGAGGACGGCCTTCGTCCCTGGCTCGGCTGCCCCCAGgatcccagcaggcagctgagagcggagctgcagctggagagagccagTCCCATCGGCTACGTGGACGTCG GCAACTGCGGCTGCGCCTTTCTCCAGATCGAGGTGGGACGTTCCTCGTGGCCATTCGACCGGCCCTACCTCACCCTGGTGCCCAGCGTCGCGCTGATGACGCCGGCTGACTCGAAGCTGGACCGGAACCGCTGCGGGGTCCGGATGTTTAAGGAAG cagacttcctggcgctggcggcggggcaGAAGTGGGACCGCCTGCGGCTGACCTGCAGCCAGCCCTTCAGCAAGCACAGCCAGTTCGGGCTGTCCTTCATCCGCGTGCGCACGCCGCTGGACGCCGAGCACCCCCAGCCGCCCCCGCCCTCGCAGCCAGGCCTG GAGGATGCCGAGCCCGCGGACGGCCCCTGGCGCTCCAGCCCTGCCTTTGGCTGGTCTTCCTTTCCAGAGCCGCGCTC GAGCTCgagggaggaggagcagctgaagcGCCGCCTGCGGCAGCTGGAGCCGGGCTCCTGGAGCCCAGCCCGCCTCAGCCGCCCGGCCCGGATGGTGCTGTCAGCAGCGCGGAGCCGGGCACTGAGGCCCAGAGCCGGCACAGGCTCCCCGGGGGGTGACCCGGAGCTGCCAGCCGAGGACGCGGGAGGCCCTGCCGTGCCAG GGTCCGCGCGGGACGTCCCTGCAGCCCCCATGAGAGCCCGCAGGCGGCCGGACAGCGGGCAGAGAGCTCCCAGCCCTGCGGGCAG GTCTCTGCCAGCTGCCTCGAGGCAGTCCCGGTCAGGAGGAAGAGCCAGAGCCCGCGGCCACCgagagagaggggccaggagGGGTGACAGCGGAGGGGACAGCAGTCACGGGGAGACGGGCGTCTGCCCCATCTGCTCAG GCCGCTTCAGCCTGGATCTCCTCCCCACGCATGCCTCCCGTTGCGGGGAGGAAGACCCCAACGCAGCCTGGCCTTCCTCCCCGCTGGCGGAGGCGTCCCCCGACGCCTGGGTGTTCTGCCCCATCTGCGAGCTGCCCTTCGGCGCGGCGGAGGTGGAGTGGCATGCCAGCACCtgcggggagcaggcagggacgcCGGgcgccccgtccccgtcccaccGTGTGGG GGGCTGA